Proteins found in one Nocardia brasiliensis ATCC 700358 genomic segment:
- a CDS encoding molybdopterin-dependent oxidoreductase, with translation MSAEQTRRPEPEQPAGPAADDWHKSACILCECNCGIEIKLDDRKLSRIRGDKDHPASGGYTCEKALRLDFYQNGRHRLTTPLRRRDDGTYEEITWETAISEIAAKLLAVRHEHGGDKIFFYGGGGQGNHLGGAYGKSLMAALGAKYYSNALAQEKTGEMWVDGKLYGGHTKGDFEHSEVVLFLGKNPWQSHSFPRARPTLKAIVADPQRAMIVIDPRRSETAEMADFHLQVRPGTDAWCVSAMLAVLVEEDLLDHEFLREHTRDVAPVLAALATIPVAEFAAHCGVPEDLLRNATRRFAAARSATTYEDLGIQQAPHSTLVSYLNKLLWILTGNFGRPGTMYLHSTFAAVAGTGGAPKGKPASGVRKQLKKATSETMSRGASALSALLPTLASAPVTAVPTRRLTRTLLRTAVPALAAGLGGLPGGSAAGGKTTPVTGARIIAGLVPANSITEEILTEHPDRFRAIWIDSSNPVHSLADSERMRAAMRSLELSVVIDVAMTETARVADYVLPASSQFEKWESTFFNVEFPHNTFQLRPPVLTPLPGTRAESDIYTGVVRALGLVDPALVDRLVRARKVGKDEFALTFFSAVAGNPALMNLAPYLLHEALGPHLPSGAANAATLWGAAHLCAFANPAAVRRAGFTGTGIEPGEKLFEAVLTQHAGVTFTVDTWDDVWAYVKRRDRRFTVHIPELLAELDQLRTTPPDFTTAEYPFTLSAGERRSFTANTIIRNPEWRRRGGAGELRISPGDARELALDDGARVAVVTETGRATAIVEISAMMQQGHISLPNGMGLDTTDGSGQPIRTGVAANELTSVERRDRFAGTPWHKNVPARIEPIRD, from the coding sequence GTGTCCGCAGAGCAGACGCGTCGCCCAGAGCCCGAGCAGCCCGCCGGTCCCGCCGCGGACGACTGGCACAAGTCCGCCTGCATCCTGTGCGAGTGCAACTGCGGTATCGAGATCAAACTCGACGACCGCAAGCTCAGCCGGATCCGCGGCGACAAGGACCACCCCGCCTCCGGCGGCTATACCTGCGAAAAGGCCCTGCGCCTGGACTTCTATCAGAACGGCAGGCACCGGCTCACCACTCCCCTGCGCCGCCGCGACGACGGCACCTACGAGGAAATCACCTGGGAGACGGCGATTTCCGAGATCGCCGCGAAACTGCTGGCGGTCCGGCACGAGCACGGCGGCGACAAGATCTTCTTCTACGGCGGTGGCGGACAGGGCAATCACCTCGGCGGCGCGTACGGCAAGTCGCTGATGGCGGCGCTCGGCGCGAAGTACTACTCGAACGCGCTGGCACAGGAGAAGACCGGCGAGATGTGGGTGGACGGCAAGCTGTACGGCGGCCACACCAAGGGCGACTTCGAGCACTCCGAGGTGGTGCTCTTCCTCGGTAAGAATCCGTGGCAGTCGCACAGTTTCCCGCGGGCGCGCCCCACCCTGAAGGCCATCGTCGCCGATCCGCAGCGGGCGATGATCGTCATCGATCCGCGACGCAGCGAGACCGCGGAGATGGCGGATTTCCATCTCCAGGTGCGGCCGGGCACCGACGCGTGGTGCGTCTCGGCCATGCTGGCGGTCCTGGTCGAAGAGGATCTGCTCGATCACGAATTCCTGCGCGAGCACACCCGCGACGTCGCGCCGGTGCTCGCCGCGCTGGCCACCATCCCGGTGGCCGAGTTCGCCGCGCACTGCGGCGTACCGGAAGACCTGCTGCGCAACGCGACTCGGCGCTTCGCCGCGGCCCGCAGTGCCACCACCTACGAGGACCTCGGCATCCAACAGGCCCCGCACAGCACGCTGGTGTCGTATCTGAACAAGCTGCTCTGGATCCTCACCGGCAACTTCGGCCGCCCCGGCACGATGTATCTGCATTCGACCTTCGCCGCGGTCGCGGGCACCGGCGGTGCACCGAAGGGCAAACCCGCCTCCGGTGTCCGCAAGCAGCTGAAAAAAGCGACGTCCGAAACGATGTCACGCGGCGCGTCCGCACTGTCCGCGCTGCTGCCCACCCTCGCTTCGGCCCCCGTGACGGCCGTGCCGACCCGGCGACTCACTCGCACGCTGCTGCGCACCGCCGTGCCGGCCCTCGCGGCCGGACTCGGCGGACTTCCCGGTGGCAGCGCCGCGGGCGGCAAGACCACGCCGGTCACCGGCGCCCGCATCATCGCCGGGCTGGTACCCGCCAACTCGATCACCGAGGAGATCCTCACCGAGCACCCGGACCGCTTCCGGGCGATCTGGATCGACAGCTCCAATCCGGTGCACTCACTGGCCGATTCGGAGCGGATGCGCGCGGCCATGCGCAGCCTCGAGCTGTCGGTGGTGATCGACGTGGCGATGACGGAGACCGCGCGGGTCGCCGACTACGTGCTGCCCGCGAGCAGTCAGTTCGAGAAGTGGGAGTCGACCTTCTTCAATGTCGAGTTCCCGCACAACACTTTTCAGCTGCGCCCACCGGTGCTCACCCCGCTGCCGGGCACGCGGGCCGAATCCGATATCTACACCGGTGTCGTGCGCGCACTGGGATTGGTCGATCCGGCGCTGGTCGACCGTCTCGTCCGGGCGCGCAAGGTCGGCAAGGACGAATTCGCCCTGACCTTCTTCAGCGCCGTCGCGGGGAACCCCGCCCTGATGAATCTCGCGCCCTATCTGCTGCACGAGGCGCTCGGCCCGCACCTGCCCTCGGGCGCGGCCAACGCGGCGACGCTGTGGGGGGCCGCGCACCTGTGCGCGTTCGCCAACCCCGCCGCGGTGCGCCGCGCGGGATTCACCGGCACCGGAATCGAGCCCGGCGAGAAGCTGTTCGAGGCCGTGCTGACCCAGCACGCCGGTGTCACGTTCACCGTCGACACCTGGGACGACGTCTGGGCCTACGTCAAACGGCGGGACCGGCGGTTCACCGTGCACATTCCGGAGCTGCTCGCCGAACTCGATCAATTGCGTACCACGCCACCGGATTTCACCACTGCGGAGTATCCGTTCACGCTGTCGGCGGGCGAGCGGCGCTCCTTCACCGCCAACACCATCATCCGCAATCCGGAATGGCGGCGCCGCGGTGGCGCGGGCGAACTACGGATAAGTCCCGGCGACGCCCGGGAACTCGCCCTCGAC
- a CDS encoding SRPBCC family protein translates to MKQSYDAVATAAAPPAVVWALLIDARTWPVWSTVDRLEVERSRGLDRDGHDPVGAVRAFRTGRVVTGERLTGLVEEKQLTYEDAFNPAIRDYRAVIDLTGTPEGHTTIHWHGTYTPRWGMGWLMKSTMPRVMQQMADGLAAHAARLAPQ, encoded by the coding sequence ATGAAGCAGAGCTACGATGCGGTCGCGACCGCGGCCGCACCGCCCGCCGTGGTCTGGGCCCTGCTGATCGACGCCCGGACCTGGCCGGTCTGGTCGACAGTGGACCGCCTGGAAGTCGAACGTTCCCGCGGGCTCGACCGTGACGGCCACGATCCGGTCGGAGCGGTGCGGGCGTTCCGCACCGGGCGCGTCGTGACCGGGGAACGGCTGACCGGCCTGGTCGAGGAGAAGCAGCTGACCTACGAGGACGCGTTCAATCCGGCCATCCGCGACTACCGCGCGGTCATCGACCTGACCGGCACCCCCGAGGGCCACACGACCATCCACTGGCACGGCACCTACACCCCCAGATGGGGCATGGGCTGGCTGATGAAGAGCACGATGCCGCGGGTGATGCAGCAGATGGCCGACGGCCTCGCCGCACATGCCGCGCGGCTCGCACCGCAGTGA
- the rbsD gene encoding D-ribose pyranase, with amino-acid sequence MRTSGLVHAELISALVALRHTDTFAVSDSGLPVPPGVRVIDLGISYGLPRFAQVVELILDEVTVEAAWGSAEVTATNREAADLLARLDAELLDHETFKQRIGQCRFVVRTGEALPYANVLFRAGVPWL; translated from the coding sequence ATGCGCACAAGCGGTCTGGTCCACGCCGAGCTGATCTCGGCCCTGGTCGCCCTACGCCACACCGACACCTTCGCGGTGAGCGACTCCGGACTTCCGGTGCCACCGGGTGTCCGTGTCATCGATCTCGGAATCAGCTACGGGCTGCCACGTTTCGCCCAGGTGGTAGAGCTGATCCTGGACGAGGTCACCGTCGAAGCGGCGTGGGGCAGCGCCGAGGTCACCGCGACCAACCGGGAAGCCGCGGATCTGCTCGCGCGGCTCGACGCCGAACTGCTCGACCACGAGACGTTCAAGCAACGAATCGGGCAGTGCCGCTTCGTGGTTCGCACCGGCGAGGCCCTCCCCTACGCCAACGTCCTGTTCCGCGCGGGTGTGCCCTGGCTGTAA
- a CDS encoding ribokinase yields the protein MTGQVAVIGSINQDIVCEVPALPGPGETVLAVAARTNLGGKGSNQAVAAAKAGATVQFVGRIGGDSALSRCREALTGIESATLREVPGARTGTAYITVAAGENQIVVDPAANYHWEPAAVLDTMPEAALLTGAAVVVAQLEIPLAVVAWAASRARRFVLNAAPAAALDDALLRRCDPLVVNEHELALISGLPTGDRDRSARAARSLCLRGARSVVATLGAAGSVAAHADSSVMYHEAPQVDSVDSTGAGDAFVGALCAALADGLDLDAAVTYATAAAALSVRSPGTHASYPTRPQILAALATVPRPVPLDLPDPAASPL from the coding sequence GTGACGGGGCAGGTCGCCGTGATCGGCTCGATCAATCAGGACATCGTCTGCGAAGTGCCCGCGCTGCCGGGCCCGGGCGAGACCGTTCTGGCCGTCGCCGCACGAACCAACTTGGGCGGCAAGGGATCCAATCAGGCGGTAGCCGCGGCGAAGGCCGGCGCGACGGTGCAGTTCGTCGGGCGGATCGGCGGTGACTCGGCCCTGTCGCGCTGCCGCGAAGCCCTGACCGGCATCGAATCGGCCACGCTGCGTGAGGTTCCGGGAGCCCGGACCGGGACGGCCTACATCACGGTGGCGGCGGGCGAGAACCAGATCGTGGTGGACCCCGCGGCCAACTACCACTGGGAGCCCGCGGCCGTCCTGGACACCATGCCGGAGGCCGCGCTGCTGACCGGCGCCGCTGTCGTGGTCGCGCAACTGGAGATCCCGCTCGCCGTGGTCGCCTGGGCGGCGAGCCGCGCGCGCCGATTCGTGCTCAATGCCGCTCCGGCCGCGGCTCTCGACGACGCGTTGCTGCGCCGGTGCGACCCGCTGGTGGTGAACGAGCACGAGCTGGCACTGATCAGCGGGCTACCGACCGGCGACCGGGACCGGTCCGCCCGGGCCGCGCGCTCGCTGTGCCTGCGGGGCGCGCGGTCGGTGGTCGCGACCTTGGGTGCCGCCGGTTCCGTCGCCGCACACGCCGACTCCAGCGTCATGTACCACGAAGCGCCACAGGTGGACTCGGTGGACTCCACCGGTGCCGGCGATGCCTTCGTCGGCGCCCTCTGCGCCGCCCTCGCCGATGGGCTCGACCTCGATGCCGCCGTCACCTACGCCACCGCCGCCGCGGCGCTGTCGGTCCGGTCGCCCGGAACGCACGCGTCCTATCCGACCCGACCGCAGATCCTCGCCGCGCTGGCCACCGTGCCACGCCCCGTTCCGCTCGACCTGCCGGACCCGGCCGCGAGCCCCCTTTAG
- a CDS encoding ATP-binding cassette domain-containing protein, protein MTKPMLEAHGLTKSFDSVRALDGVSLTIPEGEVTALVGDNGAGKSTLVRCLTGVHPPDSGEILFRGAPVRLGSPEDARRMGIETVYQDLALIDDLAVWQNLFLNRELVHRIWPLKILNRTAMIAQSVDILRDLDVDVPSVRTTVRRMSGGQRQSIAIARAVAWGKAMVIMDEPTAALGVRETAAVEKLVRGLRDRGVTVLIISHDLAQVMRVCDNVVVLRRGRSVAAHPVREIDGDRLVALITGAAQGNLEASAATKTEVP, encoded by the coding sequence ATGACCAAGCCGATGTTGGAGGCGCACGGCCTCACCAAGTCGTTCGATTCCGTCCGTGCACTCGACGGCGTCAGCCTGACCATCCCCGAGGGCGAGGTCACCGCACTGGTCGGGGACAACGGCGCGGGCAAGTCCACCCTGGTGCGCTGCCTCACCGGCGTGCACCCGCCCGATAGCGGGGAGATCCTGTTCCGCGGTGCGCCGGTGCGACTCGGGTCGCCGGAGGACGCCAGGAGGATGGGCATCGAGACGGTCTACCAGGACCTCGCGCTCATCGACGATCTGGCGGTCTGGCAGAACCTGTTCCTGAATCGTGAACTCGTGCACCGGATCTGGCCTTTGAAGATCCTCAACCGCACGGCGATGATCGCGCAGAGCGTGGATATCCTGCGCGACCTCGATGTGGACGTCCCCTCCGTCCGGACCACGGTGCGCCGAATGAGCGGCGGTCAGCGCCAGAGCATCGCGATCGCGCGAGCGGTCGCCTGGGGTAAAGCCATGGTGATCATGGACGAGCCGACTGCGGCGCTCGGCGTGCGGGAGACCGCCGCGGTGGAGAAACTGGTGCGCGGACTGCGCGACCGCGGGGTCACCGTGCTGATCATCAGTCACGACCTCGCGCAGGTCATGCGGGTCTGCGACAACGTCGTCGTGCTGCGCCGCGGCCGCTCGGTGGCCGCGCATCCGGTGCGGGAGATCGACGGCGACCGGCTGGTCGCGCTGATCACCGGTGCCGCACAGGGCAATCTGGAGGCGAGCGCCGCCACGAAGACGGAGGTGCCGTGA
- a CDS encoding ABC transporter permease has translation MSAVAAVAPDRGGDRRVSARLAEFAAPIALVLVWVAFFIATPNFLTASNIDDLLVASTILTVLALGQQFAVVVGGIDLSVGATLPWSAALLGYLTSHGYPVTVGIVAAIAGGLVVGVVNGVLIGRFQMTDFVVTLGTLSVLSGCTLLLTNGNSVAVNSPFLQSLALDGAGPFRWFWLLALVAALGVAGILFRTRLGTHLLATGGNIDSARETGIPVQRIRLIAYLACGLLCGVAGVMLVARNGGADPSLQTTYLLSSIAAVVLGGSSLSGGKASVLGTVCGAILFTSLINGFTILGISQYYQPVAVGAVLLLAAAISRFRK, from the coding sequence GTGAGCGCTGTCGCCGCCGTCGCACCCGATCGGGGTGGGGACCGGCGCGTCTCCGCCCGGCTCGCCGAGTTCGCGGCGCCCATCGCCCTGGTCCTGGTGTGGGTGGCGTTCTTCATCGCCACCCCGAACTTCTTGACCGCCAGTAACATCGATGATCTGCTCGTCGCCTCGACGATTCTGACGGTGCTCGCGCTCGGCCAGCAGTTCGCCGTGGTCGTCGGCGGCATCGATCTCTCGGTCGGCGCGACGCTGCCGTGGTCGGCGGCCCTGCTCGGTTATCTGACCAGTCACGGGTATCCGGTGACCGTCGGCATCGTGGCCGCGATCGCCGGCGGGCTGGTCGTCGGGGTGGTCAACGGCGTGCTGATCGGCCGGTTCCAGATGACCGATTTCGTGGTCACGCTCGGCACACTGAGCGTGCTCAGCGGCTGCACCCTCCTGCTCACCAACGGCAACAGCGTCGCCGTGAATTCACCCTTCCTGCAAAGCCTCGCGCTCGACGGAGCGGGCCCGTTCCGCTGGTTCTGGCTGCTGGCACTGGTCGCGGCGCTCGGCGTGGCGGGCATCCTGTTCCGGACGCGGCTGGGCACCCACCTGCTCGCCACCGGCGGCAATATCGACTCCGCGCGCGAGACCGGCATTCCGGTGCAACGCATCCGGTTGATCGCCTACCTCGCGTGCGGGCTGCTGTGCGGCGTCGCCGGCGTCATGCTCGTCGCGCGCAACGGCGGCGCGGACCCCTCGCTGCAGACCACCTATCTGCTGAGTTCCATTGCGGCCGTGGTGCTCGGCGGTTCCTCGCTCAGCGGCGGCAAGGCCTCGGTCCTCGGCACCGTGTGTGGCGCGATTCTTTTCACGTCGCTGATCAACGGGTTCACCATTCTCGGGATCTCGCAGTACTACCAACCGGTCGCGGTGGGCGCGGTACTGCTGCTCGCAGCGGCGATCTCGCGCTTCCGAAAGTAG
- a CDS encoding substrate-binding domain-containing protein — MNSRFRYAVAGMALVSAVALTAGCGRGDNASSDFKIAVVTRNFTNPYWAALRDGAKAEGARLGVDVAVQAGQSETDADGENAQISTLAAQGYDCFAVVPVNGTNVITPLVPVARKNIPILNLDTQIDAEASKQAGVEYASFIGSDNLAAGRIAAEKMLEALGGTGKVVVLQGIAGEQNGINRDKGFSDAVAGKLEIVQRTPADYEQDKGLTVTEAILKAHPDITGIFAANDTMGLGAAQAIKNAGRTGQIKVISVDGIQAALEAVKAGTLYGTVTQYPYAEGELAVQACLAKHQGKDIPARVVAPIAFIGKDNVEQQIAAFPRPITAFDNPLAGLVHK, encoded by the coding sequence ATGAACTCACGATTCAGGTACGCGGTCGCCGGCATGGCCCTCGTCAGCGCGGTCGCGCTCACCGCAGGCTGCGGCCGTGGCGATAACGCGTCGTCCGATTTCAAGATCGCGGTCGTCACGCGCAACTTCACCAACCCCTACTGGGCCGCGCTGCGCGACGGCGCGAAGGCCGAGGGGGCGCGGCTCGGGGTCGATGTCGCGGTGCAGGCGGGGCAATCCGAGACCGATGCCGACGGCGAGAACGCCCAGATCTCCACCCTCGCGGCCCAGGGCTACGACTGCTTCGCGGTCGTGCCGGTGAACGGCACCAACGTGATCACGCCGCTGGTCCCGGTGGCCCGCAAGAACATTCCGATCCTCAACCTGGACACCCAGATCGACGCCGAAGCCTCGAAGCAGGCGGGTGTCGAGTACGCGAGTTTCATCGGCTCCGACAATCTGGCCGCGGGCCGGATCGCGGCGGAGAAAATGCTGGAGGCACTCGGCGGCACCGGGAAAGTCGTTGTGCTGCAGGGCATCGCCGGTGAGCAGAACGGCATCAATCGAGACAAGGGCTTCAGCGACGCGGTCGCCGGCAAGCTGGAGATCGTGCAGCGCACCCCCGCCGACTACGAGCAGGACAAAGGCCTCACGGTCACCGAGGCGATCCTGAAGGCGCACCCCGACATCACCGGCATCTTCGCCGCCAACGACACGATGGGCCTCGGCGCCGCCCAGGCGATCAAGAACGCCGGCCGCACCGGCCAGATCAAGGTGATCTCGGTGGACGGCATCCAAGCCGCCCTCGAGGCGGTCAAGGCGGGCACGCTGTACGGCACGGTGACCCAATATCCTTACGCCGAGGGCGAACTCGCGGTGCAGGCGTGCCTCGCCAAGCACCAGGGGAAGGACATTCCGGCGCGCGTGGTCGCCCCGATCGCGTTCATCGGCAAGGACAACGTCGAGCAGCAGATCGCCGCATTCCCCAGGCCCATCACCGCATTCGACAATCCGCTCGCCGGACTGGTGCACAAGTGA
- a CDS encoding LacI family DNA-binding transcriptional regulator — MAVTRADVARRAGTSPALVSYVINGGPRQVAPATRARIEAAIEELGYRPNLSARSLRMNRGHALGMVIPDGANPFFAELSAVIEAAAFARGYPLIVGNAAGDEARERAYVSSFIDRRVEGLLAISSSWKSGVAEACAAADMALIAVDRIIDPLRCAHVMCDSVAGARTAVEHLIAHGHRDIACLSGPHVSTAEERVAGYREALHRAGLPESVIVRTEFGGAAGYHALGRLMAGRPAPTAVFVTSDLQAMGMLRAAYDAGLRVPDDLAVVAFDGIEYSRYTRPGLTTMVQPTRKMGELAVELLLRQIDTGAAEPGVVSLAAELETRGSCGCPDAF, encoded by the coding sequence ATGGCAGTCACCCGAGCCGATGTCGCCCGGCGGGCGGGCACCTCACCCGCCTTGGTCAGCTATGTGATCAACGGCGGTCCGCGCCAGGTCGCGCCCGCCACCCGCGCGCGGATCGAGGCCGCCATCGAGGAACTGGGCTACCGGCCCAACCTGTCCGCGCGCAGCCTGCGGATGAACCGCGGGCACGCGCTCGGGATGGTCATCCCCGACGGCGCGAACCCGTTCTTCGCCGAACTGTCCGCCGTGATCGAGGCGGCGGCGTTCGCCCGGGGCTACCCGCTCATCGTCGGCAACGCCGCGGGCGACGAGGCGCGCGAGCGCGCGTACGTGAGCTCGTTCATCGACCGCAGAGTCGAAGGGCTGCTCGCGATTTCGTCGTCCTGGAAATCCGGCGTCGCCGAGGCGTGCGCGGCGGCGGACATGGCGCTGATCGCGGTGGACCGGATCATCGACCCGCTCCGGTGCGCGCATGTCATGTGCGATTCCGTCGCGGGCGCGCGCACCGCGGTCGAGCACCTGATCGCGCACGGGCACCGCGACATCGCCTGTCTCAGTGGGCCGCACGTATCCACCGCGGAAGAGCGCGTCGCCGGGTATCGCGAGGCGTTGCACCGGGCCGGGCTGCCCGAAAGTGTCATCGTGCGTACCGAATTCGGCGGCGCGGCGGGTTACCACGCGCTCGGCAGGCTGATGGCGGGCAGGCCCGCGCCGACGGCGGTCTTCGTGACGAGCGATCTGCAGGCGATGGGCATGCTGCGGGCGGCCTACGACGCCGGCCTGCGCGTCCCGGACGATCTCGCGGTCGTCGCCTTCGACGGCATCGAGTACTCCCGATACACCAGGCCGGGCCTGACCACCATGGTGCAGCCGACCAGGAAGATGGGCGAACTCGCGGTCGAACTGCTGCTGCGCCAGATCGACACCGGGGCGGCCGAGCCCGGCGTCGTGAGCCTGGCCGCGGAACTCGAGACCCGCGGCTCGTGCGGCTGCCCCGACGCGTTTTAG
- a CDS encoding FAD-binding oxidoreductase, with the protein MPWSRRRFLGAAGAGAGGIVVGGALAGAAHAEAAGPEIVVPGDAEYARLTMRGYNRRFVAAPRKIFVPVDAAQVRDAVQQAVAEGLRIAVRSGGHCFDGLVDNPETQALIDLSRLDAVTFDERHHAYSVGAGVELGTMYERLARGWEVTVPAGICLGVGAGGFLCGGGYGPLSRRLGLTADHLYGIEVVTVDASGTASVRTATADGPHPDLWWAHTGGGGGNFGVVTRFLLRSPDADPARPLPRPPASMLHARLVLPITSEGSFVRFVGNYLDFFARNSAPDSPFTGLYAPLHVKPGGACDILVLLDGAPDDAAARYDEFVAAVGDGVWPPPLVPPLEGKSYLDTVSQVYYAKGPLPPRVKVKAAYLRRPYTSEQVRTLYRYLTDLRFLGESQLEFLPFGGAINARPATATAMPVRDSFMKMLIHAAWRNAADDAAYLRWAREMYRDVYAATGGVPVPGETDGGAYINYPDPDLCDPHWNTSGTPWHTLYYRDNYPRLQRAKAQWDPHNIFHHPLAIEP; encoded by the coding sequence ATGCCATGGTCGCGGCGGCGATTCCTCGGCGCGGCGGGAGCTGGGGCCGGGGGGATCGTGGTCGGCGGTGCGCTGGCGGGTGCCGCGCACGCGGAGGCGGCTGGGCCTGAGATCGTCGTGCCCGGTGATGCGGAATACGCGCGGCTCACGATGCGCGGATACAACCGCAGATTCGTCGCCGCGCCACGCAAGATCTTCGTGCCGGTCGACGCGGCGCAGGTGCGCGACGCGGTACAGCAGGCGGTCGCCGAAGGGCTGCGGATCGCGGTGCGCTCGGGCGGGCACTGCTTCGACGGCCTGGTCGACAATCCGGAAACCCAGGCGCTCATCGATCTGAGCCGGCTCGACGCCGTGACGTTCGACGAGCGGCACCATGCTTATTCCGTCGGCGCCGGTGTGGAACTCGGCACGATGTACGAGCGGTTGGCGCGCGGCTGGGAGGTGACCGTGCCGGCCGGGATCTGCCTCGGCGTCGGCGCGGGCGGGTTTCTGTGCGGCGGCGGGTATGGTCCGCTGTCGCGGCGGCTCGGGCTCACCGCCGATCACCTGTACGGCATCGAGGTGGTGACGGTCGACGCGTCCGGCACGGCGTCGGTGCGGACCGCCACCGCGGACGGTCCGCACCCGGATCTGTGGTGGGCGCACACCGGCGGCGGGGGCGGCAATTTCGGTGTGGTGACGCGGTTTCTGCTGCGCTCACCCGATGCGGATCCGGCTCGGCCGCTGCCCCGGCCGCCCGCGAGCATGCTGCACGCCCGGCTGGTGCTACCGATCACGAGCGAGGGGTCGTTCGTGCGGTTCGTCGGCAACTATCTGGACTTCTTCGCGCGAAACAGCGCGCCGGACAGTCCTTTCACGGGTCTCTACGCGCCGTTGCACGTCAAACCCGGTGGTGCGTGCGACATTCTGGTGCTGCTCGACGGTGCACCCGACGACGCCGCGGCGCGCTACGACGAGTTCGTCGCGGCCGTCGGGGACGGGGTGTGGCCGCCGCCGCTCGTTCCACCACTCGAAGGAAAGTCGTACTTGGACACGGTATCTCAGGTGTACTACGCCAAAGGTCCGTTGCCGCCGCGCGTGAAAGTGAAAGCGGCGTACCTGCGTCGGCCGTACACCTCCGAGCAAGTTCGGACGCTGTACCGGTACCTGACCGACCTGCGCTTCCTGGGCGAATCCCAGCTGGAATTCCTGCCTTTCGGCGGCGCGATCAACGCCAGACCCGCCACGGCCACCGCCATGCCGGTGCGTGACTCGTTCATGAAGATGCTCATCCACGCGGCCTGGCGCAACGCGGCCGACGATGCCGCCTACCTGCGCTGGGCCCGCGAAATGTACCGCGACGTCTACGCCGCGACCGGCGGCGTCCCCGTACCCGGCGAAACCGACGGCGGCGCCTACATCAACTACCCGGACCCGGACCTGTGCGACCCCCACTGGAACACCTCCGGCACCCCCTGGCACACCCTCTACTACCGCGACAACTACCCCCGCCTCCAACGCGCCAAAGCACAGTGGGACCCGCACAACATCTTCCACCACCCCTTGGCCATCGAGCCGTAG